Proteins from one Triticum aestivum cultivar Chinese Spring chromosome 7A, IWGSC CS RefSeq v2.1, whole genome shotgun sequence genomic window:
- the LOC123149908 gene encoding clathrin light chain 2: MATAFDSPTSSPAAAPFHDDPFLSFADSPTPAAADVHVSGDDFPASPDPYAFRHDSAAAHPFGMPDSNGNGMHHEADDDDGLFTDSGPVLPDPAQMGADEGFLLREWRRQNALLLEEKEKHEKELRSQIILEAEEFKKGFVEKRKLNLETSKDHNREREKLFLSNQEKFHKGADKQYWKAISELIPQEIAHIEKRTGKKDKDKKPGIIVVQGPKPGKATDMARMRQILSKLKHTPPPHMKPPPPPAVAPAGKDGAPAAAGKDGAKAAATPAAKDAPANGTVPEKENAPPAAAAAPAAAAPAPPAEPIAAA; encoded by the exons ATGGCGACCGCCTTCGACTCGCCGACCTCCTCCCCGGCGGCCGCGCCCTTCCACGACGACCCCTTCCTCAGCTTCGCCGACTCCCCCACCCCCGCCGCGGCCGACGTCCACGTCTCCGGGGACGACTTCCCGGCCTCCCCCGACCCCTACGCCTTCCGCCACGACTCCGCCGCCGCGCACCCCTTCGGCATGCCCGACTCCAACGGCAACGGCATGCACCACGAGGCGGACGACGACGACGGCCTCTTCACCGACTCCGGCCCCGTCCTCCCCGACCCCGCCCAGATGGGGGCCGACGAGGGCTTCCTCCTCCGCGAGTGGCGCCG TCAAAATGCACTCCTTCTGGAGGAAAAGGAGAAGCACGAGAAGGAGCTGAGGAGCCAAATCATCCTTGAAGCTGAAGAGTTTAAGAAGGGTTTCGTTGAGAAGCGCAAGCTGAACCTTGAGACAAGCAAGGATCACAACCGGGAAAGGGAGAAG CTTTTCCTCTCCAACCAGGAGAAGTTCCACAAGGGAGCAGACAAGCAGTACTGGAAGGCGATATCCGAGCTCATCCCACAGGAGATTGCACACATCGAGAAGAGGACGGGCAAGAAGGACAAGGACAAGAAGCCCGGGATCATCGTGGTCCAGGGCCCCAAGCCTGGGAAGGCCACAGACATGGCACGGATGCGCCAGATCCTGTCgaagctgaagcacacaccaccgCCACACATGAAGCCACCTCCACCACCCGCCGTGGCACCCGCCGGGAAGGacggagctccggccgccgctggaAAGGACGGAGCTAAGGCGGCAGCGACGCCTGCTGCCAAGGATGCCCCTGCCAATGGCACTGTCCCTGAGAAGGAGAACGCCCcacccgccgccgctgctgcccccGCAGCAGCAGCTCCGGCGCCACCAGCTGAGCCCATCGCCGCTGCCTGA